The Marinihelvus fidelis genome includes a window with the following:
- a CDS encoding inorganic phosphate transporter has protein sequence MDHATIYLVLAAAFGLFMAWGIGANDVANAMATSVGAKALTIKQAIIVAAIFEFAGAFLAGGQVTATIRKGIVDSEQLSGNPEYLVFGMLSALLAAGIWLAIASRRGWPVSTTHSIVGAIVGFAIAGIGMEAVKWGQVSSIAASWVVSPLVSGFIAFLIFLSVQKLILRTDNPIANARRYVPMYIFFVGFILSLVTLFKGLKHINLDLSVAQSYAIAVGCGLVTMAIGIVLIGRLKIKKKADKDFRFTNVEKIFGVLMIFTACGMAFAHGSNDVANAIGPVAAIVSVVASGEVSQSAALPTWVLLLGALGIVFGLATYGFKVIRTVGQRITELTPSRGFAAELAAATTVVIASGTGIPISTTHTLVGAVLGVGFARGMEAINLRVVGNIFLSWIVTLPAGAILAVFFFYTLKGMFTP, from the coding sequence ATGGACCACGCCACGATCTACCTGGTGCTGGCAGCCGCGTTCGGCCTGTTCATGGCCTGGGGTATCGGCGCCAACGACGTCGCCAACGCCATGGCCACCTCGGTCGGCGCCAAGGCGCTGACCATCAAGCAGGCCATTATCGTGGCCGCCATCTTCGAGTTTGCCGGCGCCTTCCTGGCCGGCGGGCAGGTCACGGCGACCATTCGCAAGGGCATCGTCGATTCCGAGCAGCTCTCCGGCAACCCGGAATACCTGGTCTTCGGCATGCTCTCGGCCCTGCTGGCCGCGGGTATCTGGCTGGCGATTGCCTCGCGGCGCGGCTGGCCGGTGTCCACCACGCACTCCATCGTCGGCGCCATCGTCGGTTTCGCCATCGCCGGCATCGGCATGGAAGCCGTCAAGTGGGGACAGGTGTCCTCGATCGCGGCCTCCTGGGTGGTGTCGCCGCTGGTCTCCGGCTTTATCGCCTTCCTGATTTTCCTCAGCGTGCAGAAACTGATCCTGCGCACCGATAACCCGATCGCCAACGCCCGCCGCTACGTGCCGATGTACATCTTCTTCGTCGGCTTCATCCTGTCTCTGGTCACGCTGTTCAAGGGCCTGAAGCACATCAACCTGGACCTGAGCGTGGCGCAGTCCTACGCCATCGCCGTGGGTTGTGGCCTGGTGACGATGGCCATCGGCATCGTGCTGATCGGCCGCCTGAAGATCAAGAAGAAGGCCGACAAGGATTTCCGCTTTACCAACGTCGAGAAGATTTTCGGTGTGCTGATGATCTTCACGGCCTGTGGCATGGCTTTCGCCCACGGCTCCAACGATGTCGCCAACGCCATTGGCCCTGTGGCGGCCATTGTCAGCGTGGTGGCCTCCGGCGAGGTCAGCCAGAGCGCGGCGCTGCCCACCTGGGTGCTGCTGCTGGGCGCGCTGGGTATCGTTTTCGGCCTGGCCACTTACGGCTTCAAGGTGATCCGAACCGTCGGCCAGCGCATTACCGAACTGACGCCGTCACGCGGCTTCGCCGCCGAACTGGCGGCGGCTACTACCGTGGTGATTGCTTCGGGCACCGGCATCCCCATTTCCACCACCCACACGCTGGTGGGCGCGGTGCTGGGCGTGGGCTTCGCCCGCGGCATGGAGGCCATCAACCTGCGGGTGGTGGGCAACATCTTCCTGTCGTGGATCGTCACCCTGCCGGCCGGCGCCATCCTGGCGGTGTTCTTCTTCTACACGCTCAAGGGCATGTTCACGCCCTGA
- the pstA gene encoding phosphate ABC transporter permease PstA, giving the protein MDGFRKWLSGGMPWIWLQAAAVAACILLVAGLLALIGWRGLGHFWPSGLHEWTVRGADGGQHLMVGQLRRSETVSAERLREAGRELPEEMETVTRHLVKVGNRDLYGQDFTWVLEPDILARSQPRSLVVLQRETWGDFFGWLVGLEEEGALVVTDDAWSELGQRLARTTELRAQIDTLERDVIGSINYRLERLRLEERRLELDDRLGGEAHAELQTERAALQSEFDTAVADLESLYDDIARDSVIMRDSGGDEQRYPLSGVLDAWQPNTMGARQKTRHWLGSAWRFLADDPREANTEGGIFPALYGTVLMVMLMTVFVTPLGVIGAVYLREYAPQGAFTSFLRIAVNNLAGVPSIVYGVFGLGFFIYTVGGGIDRLFFSEALPAPTFGTGGLFWAALTLALLTLPVVIVSTEEGLARIPRTIREGSLALGATRWETLWRTILPMATPGILTGVILAVARAAGEVAPLMLVGVVKLAPSLPLDGDFPYVHFERKFMHLGFHIYDVGFQSPNVEAARPLVYATALLLVIITLLLNLVAIGIRNRLRERYRGLET; this is encoded by the coding sequence ATGGACGGATTCCGCAAATGGCTTTCCGGCGGCATGCCCTGGATCTGGTTGCAGGCCGCGGCCGTGGCGGCCTGCATCCTGCTGGTGGCTGGCCTGCTGGCGCTGATCGGCTGGCGTGGCCTGGGGCACTTCTGGCCGTCCGGCCTGCATGAATGGACGGTACGTGGTGCGGACGGCGGCCAGCATTTGATGGTCGGCCAGCTGCGCCGCAGCGAGACCGTGTCGGCCGAGCGACTGCGCGAGGCCGGCCGCGAACTGCCGGAGGAGATGGAGACGGTCACCCGCCACCTGGTCAAGGTCGGCAACCGCGACCTCTATGGCCAGGATTTCACCTGGGTGCTGGAGCCCGACATCCTGGCCCGCTCGCAGCCGCGTTCCCTGGTGGTGCTGCAACGCGAGACCTGGGGCGATTTCTTCGGCTGGCTGGTGGGCCTGGAAGAGGAGGGCGCGCTGGTCGTGACGGATGATGCCTGGTCCGAGCTGGGCCAGCGGCTGGCCCGGACGACCGAGCTGCGGGCGCAGATTGACACCCTCGAGCGGGATGTCATCGGCAGCATCAACTACCGGCTCGAACGCCTGCGCCTGGAAGAGCGGCGGCTGGAGCTGGACGACCGCCTGGGCGGTGAGGCCCATGCCGAACTGCAAACCGAACGGGCCGCCCTGCAGTCCGAATTCGACACTGCCGTGGCCGACCTGGAATCACTGTACGACGACATCGCCCGCGACAGCGTCATCATGCGTGACAGCGGCGGTGACGAACAGCGCTACCCGCTGTCCGGCGTGCTCGATGCCTGGCAGCCCAACACCATGGGCGCGCGACAGAAGACGCGGCACTGGCTGGGCTCGGCCTGGCGCTTCCTGGCCGATGACCCGCGCGAGGCCAATACCGAGGGCGGTATCTTTCCGGCGCTGTACGGCACCGTGCTGATGGTGATGCTGATGACCGTATTCGTCACCCCGCTGGGCGTGATCGGCGCGGTCTACCTGCGCGAATACGCGCCGCAGGGTGCGTTCACCAGCTTCCTGCGCATCGCCGTCAACAACCTGGCCGGCGTGCCGTCCATTGTCTACGGCGTGTTCGGGCTGGGTTTCTTTATCTATACCGTGGGCGGCGGCATCGACCGGCTGTTCTTCTCCGAGGCCCTGCCGGCACCGACCTTTGGCACCGGCGGACTGTTCTGGGCCGCGCTGACCCTGGCCCTGTTGACGTTGCCGGTAGTGATCGTGTCCACCGAGGAAGGCCTGGCGCGCATCCCGCGGACCATCCGCGAGGGCAGCCTGGCGCTGGGCGCGACGCGCTGGGAAACGCTGTGGCGCACCATCCTGCCGATGGCCACGCCCGGCATCCTCACCGGCGTGATCCTGGCGGTGGCCCGCGCGGCCGGCGAAGTGGCGCCGTTGATGCTGGTGGGCGTGGTCAAGCTGGCGCCATCGCTGCCGCTGGACGGCGACTTCCCTTACGTGCATTTCGAACGCAAGTTCATGCACCTGGGCTTCCACATATATGATGTCGGCTTCCAGAGCCCCAACGTCGAGGCGGCCCGCCCGCTGGTCTACGCCACCGCGCTGCTGCTGGTGATCATCACGCTGCTGCTGAACCTGGTGGCGATTGGAATACGCAACCGGCTGCGCGAGCGCTACCGCGGCCTGGAGACATGA
- a CDS encoding MotA/TolQ/ExbB proton channel family protein, with translation MKLASHYLTRAGLAAGLLFTASAWAQDEAAPAQPAPEPVPPVNPTEALDQLKAAYQKEYAFLNAQLRDLQKRVADFEAQASNDESTKEAQIDRVEGEWIGLQSEAERMQALMTDAQRELEGVDDARTTLEATFLQADSTLEPYGVEELGSEAYLSSPDGERIGTVFGHAVRLLDQVGTMHTKPGAYFLRDGTEVQGEIVRVGNIAAYGHSAQGSGALAPAGEGRLKVWSVPAEATADALAAGSRPDQLGIFLFENETRAIEEKEGKTILSVINSGGTIGWIIVGLGILALVLVVLRFFFLRGASASTSKIVDSVGGKVRAGDIDGALEACKNFKGSTARVVGAAVRNLERDRDHLEDIISEAILHESSHLNRFGAIILVIAAVAPLLGLLGTVTGMITTFDIITEFGTGDPKLLSGGISIALVTTELGLAVAIPALLFGNVLSGWAESIKDGMEKGALRVINQFKEHRRTA, from the coding sequence GTGAAGCTCGCTAGCCACTACCTGACCCGTGCCGGCCTGGCCGCTGGCCTGCTGTTCACCGCCTCCGCCTGGGCGCAGGACGAGGCCGCGCCGGCCCAGCCGGCCCCGGAGCCGGTGCCGCCGGTGAACCCCACCGAGGCGCTGGACCAGCTGAAAGCCGCCTACCAGAAAGAATACGCCTTCCTGAACGCGCAGCTGCGCGACCTGCAGAAGCGCGTCGCCGATTTCGAGGCGCAGGCCAGCAATGACGAATCCACCAAGGAAGCGCAGATCGACCGCGTAGAGGGTGAGTGGATCGGCCTGCAGTCCGAGGCCGAGCGCATGCAGGCGCTGATGACCGACGCGCAGCGTGAACTGGAAGGCGTCGACGACGCCCGCACGACGCTGGAAGCGACCTTCCTGCAGGCCGACTCGACGCTGGAACCCTACGGCGTCGAGGAACTGGGCTCCGAGGCCTACCTGTCGAGCCCGGATGGCGAGCGCATCGGCACCGTGTTCGGCCATGCCGTGCGCCTGCTGGACCAGGTCGGCACCATGCACACGAAGCCGGGCGCGTACTTCCTGCGTGACGGCACCGAGGTGCAGGGCGAGATCGTCCGCGTTGGCAACATCGCTGCCTATGGCCACAGCGCCCAGGGCAGCGGCGCGCTGGCGCCGGCAGGCGAAGGCCGCCTGAAAGTCTGGTCGGTGCCGGCCGAGGCGACGGCCGACGCCCTGGCCGCCGGCAGCCGCCCGGACCAGCTGGGGATCTTCCTGTTTGAGAACGAGACCCGCGCCATCGAGGAGAAGGAAGGCAAGACCATCCTCAGCGTCATCAACTCCGGCGGCACCATCGGCTGGATCATCGTCGGCCTGGGCATCCTGGCCCTGGTCCTGGTCGTGCTGCGCTTCTTCTTCCTGCGTGGCGCCAGCGCCTCGACCTCGAAGATTGTCGACAGCGTCGGCGGCAAGGTCCGCGCCGGTGATATCGACGGTGCGCTGGAGGCCTGCAAGAACTTCAAGGGCTCCACCGCCCGCGTGGTGGGCGCCGCGGTGCGCAACCTGGAGCGCGACCGCGATCACCTGGAGGACATTATCTCCGAGGCGATCCTGCACGAGTCTTCGCACCTGAACCGCTTCGGCGCGATCATCCTGGTGATCGCCGCGGTGGCGCCGCTGCTGGGCCTGCTGGGCACGGTGACGGGCATGATTACCACCTTCGACATCATTACCGAGTTTGGTACCGGTGATCCGAAGCTGCTGTCCGGCGGTATCTCCATCGCCCTGGTGACCACCGAACTGGGCCTGGCCGTGGCCATCCCGGCGCTGCTGTTCGGCAACGTGCTGTCTGGCTGGGCCGAGTCCATCAAGGACGGCATGGAGAAGGGCGCCCTGCGGGTGATCAACCAGTTCAAGGAACACCGGCGGACGGCCTGA
- the pstB gene encoding phosphate ABC transporter ATP-binding protein PstB — protein sequence MNDPSPVLPAGQQSLPVMDPNLDLGKTLFTARGLNLWYGQAQALRDIDLDIAEKKVTAFIGPSGCGKSTLLRCFNRLNDLVDDCRIEGRIELGGENIYDEGVDVADLRRDVGMVFQKPNPFPKSIYENVAYGLRVQGMNRRRRLDEAVEWALRGAALWDEVKDRLDESGLSLSGGQQQRLVIARAIAVRPQVILLDEPCSALDPISTLKVEELIHDLAREFTIIIVTHNMQQAARVSDYTAFMYMGGMVEFGETDQVFTNPRAKATEDYITGRYG from the coding sequence ATGAACGATCCGAGTCCCGTGCTGCCGGCTGGGCAACAGAGCCTGCCGGTCATGGATCCCAACCTGGACTTGGGCAAGACGCTGTTTACCGCCCGCGGCCTGAACCTCTGGTACGGCCAGGCGCAGGCGCTGCGCGACATCGACCTGGATATCGCCGAGAAGAAGGTGACCGCGTTCATCGGCCCGTCCGGCTGCGGCAAGTCGACGTTGTTGCGCTGCTTCAACCGTCTCAACGACCTGGTCGACGACTGTCGCATCGAGGGGCGTATCGAGCTGGGTGGCGAGAACATCTACGACGAGGGCGTGGACGTGGCCGACCTGCGCCGCGATGTCGGCATGGTGTTCCAGAAGCCGAATCCGTTCCCCAAGTCCATTTACGAAAACGTGGCCTACGGCCTGCGCGTGCAGGGCATGAACCGGCGCCGGCGCCTGGACGAGGCGGTGGAATGGGCGCTGCGTGGCGCGGCGCTGTGGGACGAGGTCAAGGACCGCCTGGATGAATCCGGGCTGAGCCTGTCCGGCGGCCAGCAGCAGCGCCTGGTCATCGCCCGTGCTATCGCCGTGCGGCCGCAGGTCATCCTGCTGGACGAGCCGTGCTCGGCGCTGGACCCCATCTCCACGCTGAAGGTCGAGGAGCTGATCCACGACCTGGCGCGCGAGTTCACCATCATCATCGTGACCCACAACATGCAGCAGGCCGCGCGCGTGTCCGACTACACCGCGTTCATGTACATGGGCGGCATGGTGGAATTCGGCGAGACCGACCAGGTGTTCACCAACCCGCGCGCGAAGGCCACCGAAGACTACATCACCGGCCGCTACGGCTGA
- a CDS encoding ABC transporter permease subunit: MIDSPAAGKGRARARDPRYQLWRGRKDRVARWVITGGGLAVFASMVAILLYLAWETAPLFSGADEDTVTLESGPDWRAADTRLLVLDERGQAGLRVGVGGAATFFSLPGFERLGRTPLASDAGRATAAAEDLESPGTFAVAFADGRAVVARYRFMMDFSDGVEAARSVGRLEFPHGEAPLALAPGAVTALAARDHPDGLLLAALSGGDLHIHQQSLQQNFLTGESQVESTTASVELPFEATTLALDGQRRWAYVGDSNGGIHRFSLPGLEESGVIRPGTRAITAMRMLLGGTSLLAGDAGGVIRQAFPVRENDTGPARLTVVREFAAHDNAIIDIHPEYRRRGFLSLDAGGELGVHYTTSDRTLMRRPLVEATPAVLALTPRADGVFSLGANGVARWTTLDNPHPEVSMGTLWSETWYENYPGPRHTWQSSAATNDFEPKFSLVPLVFGTLKAAIYAMLFAVPLALLGAAYTAVFMAPALRRRIKPMIEIMAALPTVILGFLAGLWLAPWLEAHLAGVFALAVVLPTGVLALAWGWHRAGLRRRLALPLGWEPLVLLPVLLVLGALALWLADPLQNLFFGGDLRTWLTLEGGVSYDQRNALVVGIAMGFAVVPTIFSIAEDALFAVPRSLSDGSLALGATRWQTLVKVVLPTASPGIFSGLMIGFGRAVGETMIVLMATGNTPITDWNLFEGMRTLAANIAVEMPESAVHSTHYRILFLSALVLFVFTFIVNTGAELVRQRLRARYSSL, translated from the coding sequence ATGATTGATTCACCAGCCGCGGGGAAAGGCCGTGCCCGCGCGCGGGACCCCCGATACCAACTCTGGCGCGGTCGCAAGGACCGGGTGGCGCGCTGGGTGATTACCGGCGGCGGCCTGGCCGTATTCGCGTCCATGGTGGCCATCCTGCTGTACCTGGCCTGGGAGACGGCGCCGCTGTTTTCCGGTGCTGACGAGGACACCGTCACGCTGGAGTCGGGCCCTGACTGGCGTGCCGCCGATACCCGCCTGCTGGTGCTGGACGAGCGCGGCCAGGCCGGCCTGCGGGTAGGCGTCGGTGGCGCGGCCACGTTTTTCTCTCTGCCCGGTTTCGAGCGCCTGGGCCGCACGCCGCTGGCCAGCGACGCGGGCCGTGCCACCGCCGCCGCCGAAGACCTGGAATCGCCGGGCACCTTTGCCGTGGCCTTCGCTGATGGCCGCGCGGTGGTGGCGCGCTACCGCTTCATGATGGATTTCAGCGATGGCGTCGAGGCGGCCCGCAGCGTCGGCCGGCTGGAGTTTCCGCACGGCGAGGCGCCGCTGGCGCTGGCGCCCGGTGCGGTGACCGCGCTGGCGGCACGCGACCATCCCGACGGGCTGCTGCTGGCGGCGCTGTCGGGTGGTGACCTGCATATCCATCAGCAATCCCTGCAGCAGAACTTCCTGACCGGCGAGTCGCAGGTGGAGTCGACCACGGCGTCAGTTGAGCTGCCGTTCGAGGCCACCACGCTGGCGCTGGACGGGCAGCGGCGCTGGGCCTATGTGGGTGACAGCAACGGCGGCATTCACCGCTTCAGCCTGCCCGGGCTGGAGGAATCCGGTGTCATCCGGCCCGGCACGCGGGCGATCACCGCCATGCGCATGCTGCTGGGCGGCACATCGCTTCTGGCCGGTGATGCTGGCGGGGTGATCCGCCAGGCGTTCCCGGTGCGCGAGAACGACACCGGCCCGGCGCGCCTGACCGTGGTGCGCGAGTTCGCCGCTCACGATAACGCCATCATTGATATCCACCCGGAATATCGCCGCCGCGGTTTCCTGTCGCTGGATGCCGGCGGCGAACTGGGCGTGCACTACACGACATCGGACCGCACCCTGATGCGGCGGCCGCTGGTCGAGGCCACGCCGGCCGTGCTGGCGCTGACGCCGCGCGCGGATGGCGTGTTCAGCCTGGGCGCGAACGGCGTGGCGCGCTGGACCACGCTGGACAACCCGCACCCGGAAGTGTCGATGGGGACGCTGTGGTCGGAGACCTGGTACGAGAACTACCCCGGCCCCCGCCATACCTGGCAGTCGTCGGCGGCGACCAACGATTTCGAGCCCAAGTTCAGCCTGGTGCCGCTGGTGTTTGGCACCCTGAAAGCGGCCATCTACGCGATGCTGTTCGCGGTGCCGCTGGCGCTGCTGGGCGCCGCCTATACCGCCGTGTTCATGGCCCCGGCGCTGCGCCGGCGCATCAAGCCGATGATCGAGATCATGGCGGCGCTGCCCACGGTCATCCTGGGCTTCCTGGCCGGCCTGTGGCTGGCGCCCTGGCTGGAGGCCCACCTGGCCGGCGTGTTCGCGCTCGCGGTGGTGTTGCCCACCGGTGTGCTGGCGCTGGCCTGGGGCTGGCACCGTGCCGGGCTGCGCCGGCGCCTGGCCCTGCCGCTGGGCTGGGAGCCGCTGGTGCTGCTGCCGGTGTTGCTGGTGCTGGGCGCGCTGGCCTTGTGGCTGGCGGATCCGCTGCAGAACCTGTTCTTTGGTGGCGACCTGCGCACCTGGCTGACGCTGGAGGGCGGCGTCAGCTACGACCAGCGCAACGCGCTGGTGGTGGGCATCGCCATGGGCTTCGCCGTGGTGCCGACGATCTTCTCGATTGCCGAAGACGCGCTGTTCGCGGTGCCGCGCTCACTGTCCGACGGCTCGCTGGCACTGGGCGCGACCCGCTGGCAGACCCTGGTCAAGGTGGTCCTGCCCACCGCCAGCCCGGGCATTTTCTCCGGCCTGATGATCGGCTTCGGACGCGCCGTGGGCGAGACCATGATTGTGCTGATGGCCACCGGCAACACGCCGATCACGGACTGGAACCTGTTCGAGGGCATGCGCACGCTGGCCGCCAACATCGCCGTGGAGATGCCGGAGTCGGCCGTGCACAGCACCCACTACCGCATCCTGTTCCTGTCGGCGCTGGTGCTGTTCGTGTTCACCTTCATCGTCAATACCGGCGCGGAGCTGGTCCGCCAGCGCCTGCGCGCGCGGTACAGCTCGCTCTGA
- a CDS encoding DUF3450 family protein, whose product MTHIKNWTVRVLLALTLLSPLAALAQDDANALTERLITLRGQVDELQTELDLRREEHKNRMAYLAAQLADLEANRDRETLRVTQLREDLDEMRAEIAEAGVSSESLTPFLKNQVSALREHVRGGFPFKVTERLAELQELETQLDNGVITAQRGVNRLWAFIEDEFRISRENAIYSQSIELEGSNVLVDVAKLGSVMMYFRTRDLEYGRAVATPQGWRWEKLDSAKDQDLVARLFDSLRKQIRQGYFELPEALPLEGEAS is encoded by the coding sequence ATGACTCATATAAAGAACTGGACTGTCCGCGTGTTGCTGGCCTTGACGCTGCTGTCGCCGCTGGCGGCGCTGGCGCAGGACGATGCCAACGCCCTGACCGAACGCCTGATCACCCTGCGTGGCCAGGTGGACGAGCTGCAGACCGAACTGGACCTGCGGCGCGAAGAGCACAAGAACCGCATGGCCTACCTGGCCGCGCAGCTGGCCGACCTGGAAGCCAACCGCGACCGCGAAACCCTGCGAGTGACGCAGTTGCGCGAAGACCTGGACGAGATGCGCGCCGAGATCGCCGAGGCCGGGGTCAGCTCCGAGTCACTGACGCCATTTCTTAAGAACCAGGTTTCGGCGCTGCGCGAGCACGTGCGCGGCGGCTTCCCGTTCAAGGTGACCGAGCGCCTGGCCGAACTGCAGGAGCTGGAGACGCAGCTGGATAACGGTGTGATCACCGCGCAGCGCGGCGTCAACCGGCTGTGGGCCTTCATCGAAGACGAATTCCGTATTTCCCGCGAGAACGCCATCTACTCGCAGTCGATCGAGCTCGAGGGCAGCAACGTGCTGGTCGACGTGGCCAAGCTGGGCAGCGTGATGATGTATTTCCGCACCCGCGACCTGGAATACGGCCGCGCCGTGGCCACGCCGCAGGGCTGGCGCTGGGAGAAGCTGGATTCCGCCAAGGACCAGGACCTGGTCGCGCGCCTGTTCGACTCACTGCGCAAACAGATACGCCAGGGCTACTTCGAACTGCCCGAAGCGTTGCCGCTGGAAGGAGAAGCGTCGTGA
- a CDS encoding DUF4340 domain-containing protein: MSTKTLVGLAIALAVVAGAVALLSSGDRGGNAGGAEGAVLPALAARVNDTQSLRVTVAGDETVASLARQGDRWTIAELQGYPADWARVRDTLAGLAQATVIEPKTDNPDYYDRLGVEDVDGEDAAGVLLTLAFADGEPLGVIVGNAAAGREGRYLRPLGQVASVLADFDVDVPRTPIGWADTAVIDLAAAEVADVRVTPAGGETLRVWKTSADDTDFILEGGLPEGRELKSTWAMNSLGGALAGLVFEDVRPQDGFDWEGATQVRALTFSGLQVNLDLVREDDGAWVRVAASAPFETQVGDEPAADDDPAEPADVVTADEAAARIRERTDGWAYRISSFKADALDQQLDDLLKPLAEAENDNGQP; this comes from the coding sequence ATGAGCACGAAGACACTGGTTGGGCTGGCCATCGCGCTGGCCGTGGTGGCAGGCGCCGTGGCGCTGTTGTCGTCCGGCGATCGCGGCGGCAATGCGGGCGGGGCGGAAGGCGCCGTCCTGCCGGCCCTGGCGGCGCGCGTCAACGACACGCAGTCGCTGCGCGTGACCGTGGCCGGCGACGAGACAGTCGCCAGCCTGGCGCGCCAGGGTGACCGCTGGACGATTGCCGAGCTGCAGGGTTACCCGGCCGACTGGGCCCGGGTGCGCGACACGCTGGCCGGGCTGGCTCAGGCCACGGTGATCGAGCCGAAAACCGATAACCCGGACTATTACGACCGCCTGGGCGTGGAGGATGTCGATGGCGAAGATGCCGCCGGAGTGCTGCTGACGCTGGCGTTTGCGGACGGCGAGCCCCTGGGCGTGATTGTTGGCAACGCGGCTGCCGGCCGCGAGGGGCGCTACCTGAGGCCCCTGGGCCAGGTCGCCAGCGTGCTGGCCGATTTCGATGTCGACGTGCCGCGCACGCCCATCGGCTGGGCCGATACCGCGGTCATCGACCTGGCGGCCGCCGAAGTGGCCGACGTTCGCGTGACCCCCGCCGGTGGCGAGACCCTGCGGGTCTGGAAGACTTCGGCGGACGACACCGACTTCATCCTCGAGGGTGGCCTGCCGGAAGGCCGCGAACTCAAATCTACCTGGGCGATGAACTCGCTGGGCGGCGCGCTGGCCGGGCTGGTGTTCGAAGACGTGCGTCCGCAGGACGGGTTCGACTGGGAAGGCGCCACCCAGGTGCGCGCGCTGACCTTCTCTGGCCTGCAGGTCAACCTGGACCTGGTTCGCGAAGACGATGGCGCCTGGGTGCGCGTGGCCGCGTCCGCGCCGTTCGAGACCCAGGTCGGTGACGAGCCAGCGGCGGATGACGACCCGGCAGAGCCCGCCGACGTGGTCACGGCCGACGAAGCCGCCGCCCGCATCCGCGAGCGCACCGACGGCTGGGCCTACCGGATTTCGTCTTTCAAGGCGGATGCCCTGGACCAGCAGCTGGACGACCTGCTCAAGCCGCTGGCCGAGGCCGAAAACGACAACGGCCAGCCCTAG
- the phoU gene encoding phosphate signaling complex protein PhoU produces the protein MDKLNLGQHISQKFNEELEDVRSKVLQMGGIVEEQMAHAIQALLTGDRNLASEVIANDQRVNALEVELDEECTRIVALRQPAATDLRLVMAVIRTINDLERIGDEIKRVARMVHEELDGTLDAAARLEIEHMGGQVREMLRDVLDAFARTDVRAAVRVARADEKVDIKYQAITRQLMTYMAQDHTTIPTVLNIMWAARAIERMGDRCQNIAEYVIYLVIGKDVRHAGLEGVLAELEARGE, from the coding sequence ATGGACAAACTTAACCTGGGCCAGCACATCTCGCAGAAGTTCAACGAGGAACTCGAGGACGTGCGCAGCAAGGTGCTGCAGATGGGCGGCATCGTCGAGGAGCAGATGGCGCACGCCATCCAGGCGCTGCTGACCGGTGACCGCAACCTGGCCTCCGAGGTCATCGCCAACGACCAGCGCGTCAACGCGCTGGAAGTGGAACTCGACGAGGAGTGCACGCGCATCGTCGCGCTGCGCCAGCCGGCGGCCACCGACCTGCGCCTGGTGATGGCGGTGATCCGCACCATCAACGACCTGGAGCGCATCGGCGATGAGATCAAGCGGGTCGCGCGCATGGTGCACGAGGAGCTGGACGGCACGCTGGACGCGGCCGCGCGGCTGGAAATCGAGCACATGGGCGGGCAGGTGCGCGAAATGCTGCGCGACGTGCTCGATGCCTTCGCCCGTACCGATGTCCGTGCCGCCGTGCGCGTGGCCCGTGCCGACGAAAAGGTCGACATCAAGTACCAGGCCATCACCCGCCAGCTGATGACCTACATGGCCCAGGACCACACCACCATCCCCACCGTGCTCAACATCATGTGGGCCGCGCGCGCCATCGAGCGCATGGGTGATCGCTGCCAGAACATTGCCGAATACGTGATCTACCTGGTCATCGGCAAGGACGTGCGTCACGCCGGACTGGAGGGCGTCCTTGCGGAGCTCGAAGCCCGCGGGGAGTGA
- a CDS encoding TIGR00153 family protein: protein MVGGYLSGIFASSPIGPLQTHMKQVVKCVHELIPFLDAVTEGDREARDASHKLIVEHEHKADDLKKELRLQLPTSLFMPIDRRDMLEILSMQDGVASRVRDVAGIIAGRDMKIPKSMVRDYRKLVKTCIKTCEQALSAISELDELIETGFDNAERMRISNMLVELDAMEHETDVMVSDLCDQLMAIEDKLNPIDAIFLYRVLDKTGAIADRAQQVGSRLQLTLAR from the coding sequence ATGGTCGGCGGTTACCTCAGCGGCATCTTTGCATCTTCCCCCATCGGACCCCTGCAGACGCACATGAAACAGGTGGTCAAGTGCGTGCACGAACTGATCCCGTTCCTGGACGCGGTCACCGAGGGTGACCGGGAAGCGCGTGACGCCAGCCATAAGCTTATCGTGGAACACGAACATAAGGCGGATGATCTCAAGAAAGAGCTGCGCCTGCAGTTGCCGACCAGCCTGTTCATGCCCATCGACCGGCGTGACATGCTGGAAATCCTGTCCATGCAGGACGGCGTGGCCAGCCGCGTTCGCGACGTCGCCGGCATTATCGCCGGGCGCGACATGAAAATCCCCAAGTCGATGGTGCGTGACTACCGCAAGCTGGTGAAAACCTGCATCAAGACCTGCGAGCAGGCGCTGTCGGCCATCAGCGAACTCGATGAACTCATCGAAACCGGCTTCGACAACGCCGAGCGCATGCGTATTTCCAACATGCTGGTGGAGCTGGACGCGATGGAGCACGAGACCGACGTCATGGTCTCCGACCTGTGCGACCAGCTCATGGCCATCGAAGACAAACTGAACCCGATCGACGCGATCTTCCTGTATCGCGTCCTGGACAAGACCGGCGCCATTGCCGACCGCGCTCAGCAGGTCGGCAGCCGATTGCAGCTGACCCTGGCGCGCTAG